Proteins encoded in a region of the Candidatus Zixiibacteriota bacterium genome:
- the rpsT gene encoding 30S ribosomal protein S20, whose translation MSKRRPADRKHLRQTIKRTSANRRHKSNLRGALKDFAAAEKTEGREEKLRALTSSLDKAASRGIIHRNKAARLKSRLSKRTQNPAAS comes from the coding sequence GTGTCGAAACGTCGTCCCGCCGACCGCAAGCATCTGCGCCAGACCATCAAGCGCACCAGCGCCAACCGCCGTCACAAATCCAATCTGCGCGGCGCACTCAAGGATTTCGCGGCTGCCGAGAAAACCGAGGGGCGTGAGGAAAAATTGCGCGCACTGACCTCATCGCTCGACAAAGCCGCGTCGCGCGGCATCATCCACCGCAACAAAGCCGCCCGCCTCAAATCGCGCTTGTCAAAGCGGACTCAAAACCCAGCAGCTTCCTGA
- a CDS encoding NAD(P)/FAD-dependent oxidoreductase: MKTDRHFDVVVVGAGPAGGLAALTAARAGLRTLLVEKHHTIGEPLCCAEGISRCGLTDNVELNRDWVEADVERCFLESPGGHTVEFSHPDAGFVLSRRRFEQGMADMAAEAGCDVATGTEVVGLLNGKNDRFTGVRLLEGEREDSVGCELIIAADGIESMVARWAGLDTTLSVDHMDSAAQFLFGDVPDLDASRMEFYFGTRVAPGGYAWVFPKGNNTANVGIAIAPAVANRQKAMSLLREFIKYRFGKPDPKPLKRSVGGIPEFCGRRFLLKRNVMVAGDAARLLDSITGAGIANALWSGRLAANAAIDYMRDGSGNLSILRRYPDNWMAARGREMRFFLWTRRVYLRMTDADFDALFKALGPTYDKKTISGIDPIDVIKSGLRGTSSILRLARHVMA, from the coding sequence ATGAAAACCGACCGCCATTTTGATGTGGTTGTCGTGGGCGCCGGTCCCGCCGGAGGGTTGGCAGCGCTCACCGCTGCGCGCGCCGGGCTGCGCACGCTCTTAGTCGAGAAACATCACACGATCGGCGAACCGCTGTGCTGTGCCGAAGGAATATCTCGGTGTGGTTTGACCGACAACGTCGAGTTGAATCGCGACTGGGTGGAGGCCGATGTCGAGCGGTGTTTCCTGGAATCGCCGGGCGGCCACACGGTCGAGTTCTCGCATCCCGACGCCGGGTTTGTGCTCTCGCGGCGACGCTTCGAGCAGGGAATGGCCGACATGGCCGCCGAGGCGGGCTGCGACGTCGCAACCGGCACGGAAGTTGTCGGATTGCTCAACGGGAAGAACGACCGGTTCACCGGCGTGCGCCTGCTGGAGGGCGAGCGCGAAGACTCTGTCGGGTGTGAACTGATCATCGCCGCCGACGGAATCGAGTCGATGGTTGCTCGCTGGGCCGGTCTGGACACAACGCTGTCGGTCGATCACATGGATTCGGCCGCGCAATTCCTCTTCGGCGATGTCCCGGATCTTGATGCGTCGCGCATGGAGTTTTACTTCGGGACGAGAGTCGCACCCGGCGGCTACGCCTGGGTGTTTCCCAAGGGGAACAACACCGCCAATGTGGGAATTGCCATCGCGCCGGCGGTGGCCAACAGACAAAAGGCGATGTCGCTTTTGCGCGAATTCATCAAGTACCGTTTCGGCAAACCCGACCCCAAGCCATTGAAGCGTTCTGTCGGCGGTATTCCCGAGTTTTGCGGACGGCGCTTCCTGCTGAAGCGGAATGTCATGGTCGCCGGCGATGCCGCGCGTCTGCTGGATTCGATCACCGGCGCGGGGATCGCCAATGCCTTGTGGTCGGGACGGCTCGCTGCGAATGCCGCAATCGACTACATGCGCGACGGCAGCGGCAACCTGTCCATACTGCGACGCTATCCCGATAACTGGATGGCGGCACGCGGACGTGAGATGCGTTTCTTTCTGTGGACGCGACGCGTGTATCTGCGCATGACCGACGCCGACTTTGATGCTCTCTTCAAGGCACTGGGACCAACGTACGACAAGAAAACAATCTCCGGCATCGATCCCATCGACGTCATCAAGTCCGGATTGCGTGGGACGTCCTCGATACTGCGACTCGCACGGCATGTCATGGCGTGA
- a CDS encoding superoxide dismutase: MPGWDGAKGEYVLPPLPYAYNALEPSIDEQTMRLHHDIHHAGYVRGMNKALVDLKSARAANDFAAIKAISRDLAFNGSGHVLHCIFWDNMTPTGAGGTPSGDLGKALGDSFGSVDSFRAQFSAAAGAVEGSGWGILAWEPVGRNLVVLQAEKHQNLSVWGVTPLLVLDVWEHAYYLKYQNKRGDYIKAFWDVANWSDVARRLTACAGT; the protein is encoded by the coding sequence ATGCCGGGGTGGGATGGCGCGAAGGGCGAGTATGTGCTGCCGCCTTTGCCGTACGCGTACAACGCCCTGGAACCGTCGATCGACGAGCAGACCATGCGGCTGCACCATGACATCCATCACGCGGGGTATGTCCGGGGGATGAATAAGGCGCTCGTCGATTTGAAATCGGCGCGTGCTGCCAACGACTTTGCCGCGATCAAAGCGATCAGCCGCGATCTGGCTTTCAACGGGTCGGGACACGTCCTGCACTGTATCTTCTGGGACAACATGACGCCGACCGGTGCCGGTGGGACACCTTCCGGCGATCTCGGCAAAGCGTTAGGAGACAGCTTTGGCTCGGTCGACTCATTTCGAGCGCAGTTCTCCGCGGCGGCGGGCGCCGTCGAGGGCAGCGGCTGGGGAATCCTCGCGTGGGAACCGGTTGGACGCAACCTTGTCGTCCTCCAGGCCGAGAAACACCAGAATCTCTCCGTTTGGGGAGTGACACCGCTGTTGGTGCTCGATGTCTGGGAACACGCTTACTATCTCAAGTATCAAAACAAGCGCGGCGACTACATCAAGGCATTCTGGGACGTAGCGAATTGGTCGGATGTCGCGCGACGGCTCACGGCGTGTGCCGGAACATAG
- a CDS encoding group 1 truncated hemoglobin yields the protein MVRTKTASVITILAVAVCATVPLVARSQNAPETETRSLYERLGGLAPISVVVSDFIDAMVPDSILNRNPAIDKARKLVPAPYLKYHVTAMVCQATGGPCQYTGRGMKESHAHLNISEVDWDRMVEILKGVLAKHSVPEKETSELMAIVESTKADIVKPK from the coding sequence ATGGTCCGAACGAAAACTGCCTCGGTGATCACGATTCTCGCGGTCGCCGTGTGCGCCACAGTCCCGTTGGTCGCGAGATCTCAGAACGCGCCGGAGACCGAGACCCGTTCACTGTACGAGCGCCTCGGCGGTCTGGCGCCCATCTCGGTGGTCGTCAGCGATTTCATCGACGCGATGGTGCCGGATTCGATCCTCAATCGGAATCCCGCCATCGACAAGGCAAGGAAACTGGTACCCGCACCATATCTCAAGTACCACGTCACGGCCATGGTGTGTCAGGCCACCGGCGGACCATGTCAATACACCGGACGCGGCATGAAAGAGTCGCACGCGCATCTCAACATCTCGGAAGTAGACTGGGATCGAATGGTGGAAATCCTCAAGGGCGTCCTTGCCAAACACAGTGTGCCTGAAAAGGAGACCTCCGAGTTGATGGCGATCGTCGAATCCACGAAAGCGGACATCGTCAAACCGAAGTAA
- a CDS encoding 4Fe-4S binding protein, protein MRGSELTLDHGACAECGLCVAVCAYDALVLRPTELEIIHEECVLCDACVIACPTEALAIE, encoded by the coding sequence ATGCGCGGCTCCGAGTTGACACTCGATCACGGGGCCTGCGCTGAATGCGGCCTGTGTGTCGCGGTGTGCGCGTATGACGCCTTGGTGCTGCGCCCAACAGAGCTGGAGATCATCCACGAGGAGTGTGTGCTCTGCGACGCGTGCGTGATCGCCTGCCCGACGGAAGCGCTGGCCATCGAGTAG
- a CDS encoding OmpA family protein codes for MTVTAMLCVSALLLSAGPVSAQLGGLKKKAEDKVKKEAEKKVDTPSETPATPQGETGKDQASQSQEAAGAEPGSGPWLNYDFVPGNRVIFYDDLTAEQVGNFPRRFEFGEGNMEVADWDKTRWLRASTWSRFSIGLPETLPEKFTIEFDFFAPPGYNSIGISGEDPEFSGSQSVEQAQIYLDITNRQAGLRNLKAATPIAMGAIDDAVFSRPMHCRVLADGGYMKVYINEKRLANVPKCTFPRADKLYFDIAANDDRPLLLANFRVASSDKTIYDALLDSGRVATQGILFDSGSDRLRPESTPTLKEIGKMLTDHADLKLIIEGHTDNTGDDASNQSLSELRANAVRDYLIAEFEIDESRLQAKGYGESHPVASNDTPEGRQSNRRSELVKL; via the coding sequence ATGACGGTCACGGCAATGCTCTGCGTCTCCGCACTATTACTGAGTGCGGGGCCGGTATCGGCACAACTGGGCGGTCTGAAGAAGAAAGCCGAAGACAAGGTCAAAAAGGAAGCCGAGAAGAAGGTCGACACCCCGTCCGAGACTCCGGCGACTCCTCAGGGCGAAACCGGGAAGGATCAGGCGTCGCAATCGCAGGAAGCCGCGGGGGCAGAACCGGGCAGCGGCCCTTGGCTCAACTACGACTTTGTTCCGGGGAATCGTGTGATCTTTTATGATGATCTGACCGCCGAGCAAGTAGGAAACTTCCCGCGACGATTTGAGTTCGGCGAGGGGAACATGGAAGTCGCCGACTGGGACAAGACCCGTTGGCTGCGCGCATCGACCTGGAGCCGATTCAGCATCGGATTGCCCGAGACTCTGCCCGAAAAGTTCACCATCGAGTTTGACTTCTTTGCGCCGCCGGGATACAACAGCATCGGGATCAGCGGTGAAGACCCGGAGTTTAGCGGCAGCCAGAGTGTCGAACAGGCGCAAATCTATCTCGACATCACCAATCGCCAGGCGGGTCTGCGCAACTTGAAAGCGGCCACGCCGATTGCAATGGGGGCGATCGATGACGCCGTCTTCAGTCGCCCGATGCACTGCCGCGTGCTGGCTGACGGCGGGTACATGAAAGTTTACATCAATGAAAAACGCCTCGCCAATGTCCCCAAATGCACATTCCCGCGCGCCGACAAGCTCTATTTTGACATCGCGGCGAACGACGATCGTCCGTTGTTGCTCGCCAACTTCCGCGTCGCGTCCAGTGACAAAACGATCTACGATGCCCTGCTCGATTCAGGACGCGTTGCCACGCAGGGCATTCTCTTCGATTCCGGCTCCGACCGTCTCCGTCCCGAATCGACCCCGACATTGAAGGAGATCGGTAAGATGCTTACGGACCACGCCGATCTGAAGCTGATCATCGAAGGACACACGGACAACACTGGTGACGACGCCTCCAATCAGTCGCTCAGCGAACTCCGCGCCAATGCCGTGCGCGACTATCTGATCGCTGAGTTCGAGATTGACGAATCGCGCTTGCAGGCAAAGGGATACGGCGAATCCCATCCTGTGGCGAGCAATGACACGCCGGAAGGTCGTCAGTCCAATCGCCGCAGCGAGCTGGTGAAGCTGTAG